The following proteins are encoded in a genomic region of Lutra lutra chromosome 16, mLutLut1.2, whole genome shotgun sequence:
- the TRAPPC1 gene encoding trafficking protein particle complex subunit 1 — translation MTVHNLYLFDRNGVCLHYSEWHRKKQAGIPKEEEYKLMYGMLFSIRSFVSKMSPLDMKDGFLAFQTSRYKLHYYETPTGIKVVMNTDLGVGPIRDVLHHIYSALYVELVVKNPLCPLGQTVQSELFRSRLDSYVRSLPFFSARAG, via the exons ATGACTGTTCACAACCTGTACCTGTTTGACCGGAATGGAGTGTGCCTTCATTACAGCGAGTGGCACCGCAAGAAGCAAGCGGGGATCCCCAAAGAGGAG gAGTACAAGCTGATGTATGGGATGCTTTTCTCTATCCGCTCCTTTGTCAGCAAGATGTCCCCGCTAGACAT GAAGGATGGCTTCCTGGCCTTCCAAACTAGCCGTTACAAGCTCCATTACTACGAGACGCCCACGGGGATCAAGGTTGTCATGAATACTGACTTGGGTGTCGGACCCATCCGGGATGTGCTGCATCATATCTACAGTGCG CTGTATGTGGAGCTGGTGGTGAAGAACCCCCTGTGCCCACTGGGCCAAACTGTGCAAAGTGAGCTCTTCCGGTCCCGGCTGGACTCCTACGTCcgctctctgcctttcttctctgcccGGGCTGGCTGA